The DNA sequence TTCGACAACAAGGCTGTCGGCAAGCTGCAGGGCGACGGCCTGGTCAAGTGCCTGACCGACAGCGGCGCCAAGAACCCGGCGATCGCGCAGCTGAACGGCTCGCCGACCGACAACAACGCCACGCTGTTCAAGGCCGGCGCCGTCGGCGTGCTTCAGCCGAAGTACGACGCCAAGGAGTACAGCCTCGTCGCCGACCAGCCCGTGCCGGACTGGGACAACGCGCAGGCTGGCGTGATCTTCGAGCAGATGTTCACGCAGGCCAGTGGCAAGATCAACGGCGTGCTCGCCGCCAACGACGGCCTCGGCAACGCGGCCATCACCGTGCTGAAGAAGAACAAGGTCAACGGCAAGGTCCCGGTCACCGGCCAGGACGCCACCGTGCAGGGCCTGCAGAACATCCTCGCGGGCGACCAGTGCATGACCGTGTACAAGGCCGTCAAGCAGGAGGCCGACGCGGCCGCCGCGCTGGCGATCTCGCTGGCCAAGGGCGAGACCAAGAGCACCGACCAGACCACCAAGGACACCGAGTCCGGCCGTGACGTCCCGTCGGTGCTGCTGGTTCCGCAGGCGATCTTCTTCAACAACGTCAAGGACGTCGTCACCGACGGCTACGTGACCAAGGCAGAGCTGTGCACCGCCGACTTCGCGGCCAAGTGCACCGAGGCCGGCATCAGCTGACCTCCCGGCTGCCGACGTGGTCCCCGGACGCCACCTCCACGGTGTCCGGGGACCACGTCCCTGTCGGAGAAGCAGCCTGTAAGCGAATCGCAGTGACCCCCTCGAACGGAGCGCCCGTATGGGAACCCCTCTACTCGAACTGCGTGGAATCAACAAGAGCTTCGGCCCGGTGCAGGTGCTCCGGAACGTCGATTTCTCGGTCCACCCAGGCGAGGTAACCGCACTCGTCGGCGACAACGGCGCCGGCAAGTCGACGCTGGTGAAGTGCATCGGCGGCATCTACTCGACCGACTCGGGCGAGTACCTGATGGACGCCAAGCCGGTCCACGTGCACAGCCCCCGCGACGCCGCCCACCTGGGCGTCGAGATCGTCTATCAGGACCTGGCGCTCTGCGACAACCTCGACATCGTGCAGAACATGTTCCTGGGGCGCGAGCGCCGCAGCGGCATCATCCTGGACGAGCCCAGCATGGAGCAGTTGGCCGCGCAGACGCTGGCCGGGCTGTCCGTGCGGACCGTCAAGTCGGTGCGGCAGCTGGTGTCGAGCCTGTCCGGCGGGCAGCGGCAGACCGTGGCCATCGCCAAGGCCGTGCTCTGGAACAGCAAGCTGGTGATCCTCGACGAGCCCACCGCCGCGCTCGGCGTCGCCCAGACCGCCCAGGTGCTGGAGCTGGTCCGGCGGCTGGCCGACAACGGCCTCGCCGTCGTCCTCATCTCGCACAACATGAACGACGTCTTCGCCGTCTCCGACCGCATCGCCGCGCTCTACCTGGGGCAGATGGCGGCGCAGGTCAAGACGACGGACGTGACCCACGCGCAGGTGGTCGAGCTGATCACCTCCGGCCGCAGCGGCTCGCTCGGCCTCGTCGAGGAAGGGGCGGCGGCATGAGCGCCGTTACTGCCACCAGCAAGGCCCCGGCCGAGCGGGTGCCGGCCACCGACGAGAAGGCTGGCGTGTGGTCGTACACCAAGGACTACGGCCGTCGCCTGCGCGGCGGTGACCTGGGCTCGCTGCCCGCAGTCGGCGGCCTGCTCGTCCTCTGCGTGGTCTTCTCGATCGCCCGGCCGCGCTTCTTCACCCCGATCAACTTCGCCAACCTGCTGACCCAGGCCGCGCCGCTCATGATGATCGCCATGGGCCTGGTCTTCGTGCTGCTGCTGGGCGAGATCGACCTGAGCGCGGGCTTCGCCTCCGGCGTCTGCGCCGCGATCCTGGCCAAGTCGCTGGCCGAGTGGGGCATGCCCTGGTACGTCGCGATCCTGATGGCGATCGCCACCGGCATCGTGATCGGCGCGATCATCGGCTTCCTGGTCGCCAAGATCGGCATTCCGTCGTTCGTCGTGACGCTGGCCGGCTTCCTGGTGTTCCAGGGCGTGGTGCTGACCCTGCTCAAGCAGGGCACCAACATCTCGATCCGCGACACGGTGATCCTGGGCATCCAGAAGTCGAACATGAGCCCGCTCCTGGGCTGGGGCTTCGCCGCGATCGTCATCCTCGGTTACGCCGGGGTGCAGCTGTACTCGCTGGTCAACCGCCGCAAGCGCGGGCTGGCCACGGCGCCCTGGCAGATCATGGCGCTGCGCGTCGGCGGTCTGGCCGCACTGACGATCTACGCGGTCGACACCCTGAACGTCAACCGCGCGCCGGTGTTCGGCGAAGTGCGGGGCGTGCCCAACGTGGTGCCGGTGATCGCCTCCATCCTGGTGATCTGGACCTTCGTGCTGCGCCGTACCAAGTTCGGCCGGCACATCTACGCCGTGGGCGGCAACCGTGAGGCGGCCCGGCGCGCTGGTATCAACGTGGACTTCATCCGCATCTCCGCGTTCGTCATCTGCTCGGCCATGGCGGCCGTCGGCGGCATCGTCGCGGCCAGCGAGGCGGCCTCGGTCGACCCGAACACCGGCGGCTCCAACGTGCTGCTGTACGCGGTCGGCGCGGCCGTCATCGGCGGGACCAGCCTTTTCGGCGGCAAGGGTCGCGTGATCGACGCCGTGCTCGGCGGCCTGGTCATCCAGGTGATCATCAATGGCATGGGTCTGGTCGACTGGCCGGCCGGCGTCAAGTACATAATCACCGGCGGGGTGCTGCTGCTCGCCGCGAGTGTCGACGCCCTCACCCGCCGCCGCGCGGCGGCCAGCCGCTGACCTTTGCATGGCCAACGGGAGAAGCATGCGAGCGGGACCGAGCCAGGAGGAGATCCGGCGGCAGAACCTGGGCGCGTTGCTCCGTTTCGTGCACGTACGTGGTCAGATCTCCCGCGCCGAGCTCACCTCTGAACTCGGTCTCAACCGCTCCA is a window from the Catellatospora sp. TT07R-123 genome containing:
- a CDS encoding sugar ABC transporter substrate-binding protein, which gives rise to MRKGILALATSGLLAVTGLAACAEDKGADTGAPKTPKIGVILPDSKSSARWETADRKYLEAAFKAAGVQADIQNAQGDKTQFQTIADQMITNGATVLMIVNLDSGTGKAVLDKAKAQNIPTIDYDRLTLGGSASYYVSFDNKAVGKLQGDGLVKCLTDSGAKNPAIAQLNGSPTDNNATLFKAGAVGVLQPKYDAKEYSLVADQPVPDWDNAQAGVIFEQMFTQASGKINGVLAANDGLGNAAITVLKKNKVNGKVPVTGQDATVQGLQNILAGDQCMTVYKAVKQEADAAAALAISLAKGETKSTDQTTKDTESGRDVPSVLLVPQAIFFNNVKDVVTDGYVTKAELCTADFAAKCTEAGIS
- a CDS encoding ATP-binding cassette domain-containing protein, which codes for MGTPLLELRGINKSFGPVQVLRNVDFSVHPGEVTALVGDNGAGKSTLVKCIGGIYSTDSGEYLMDAKPVHVHSPRDAAHLGVEIVYQDLALCDNLDIVQNMFLGRERRSGIILDEPSMEQLAAQTLAGLSVRTVKSVRQLVSSLSGGQRQTVAIAKAVLWNSKLVILDEPTAALGVAQTAQVLELVRRLADNGLAVVLISHNMNDVFAVSDRIAALYLGQMAAQVKTTDVTHAQVVELITSGRSGSLGLVEEGAAA
- a CDS encoding sugar ABC transporter permease, whose amino-acid sequence is MSAVTATSKAPAERVPATDEKAGVWSYTKDYGRRLRGGDLGSLPAVGGLLVLCVVFSIARPRFFTPINFANLLTQAAPLMMIAMGLVFVLLLGEIDLSAGFASGVCAAILAKSLAEWGMPWYVAILMAIATGIVIGAIIGFLVAKIGIPSFVVTLAGFLVFQGVVLTLLKQGTNISIRDTVILGIQKSNMSPLLGWGFAAIVILGYAGVQLYSLVNRRKRGLATAPWQIMALRVGGLAALTIYAVDTLNVNRAPVFGEVRGVPNVVPVIASILVIWTFVLRRTKFGRHIYAVGGNREAARRAGINVDFIRISAFVICSAMAAVGGIVAASEAASVDPNTGGSNVLLYAVGAAVIGGTSLFGGKGRVIDAVLGGLVIQVIINGMGLVDWPAGVKYIITGGVLLLAASVDALTRRRAAASR